From Solidesulfovibrio carbinoliphilus subsp. oakridgensis, the proteins below share one genomic window:
- a CDS encoding ammonium transporter yields the protein MNAADTAFVLISAALVMLMTPGLALFYGGMVRGKNILGTLMHSNILLGTVTVLWAIVGYSLAFGGDIGGLIGNLDFVFLKGVGTAAKEGIDNIPHLAFMIFQCMFAVITPALITGAFAERIKFSGFLLFTSLWLVLVYCPMAHWVWGGGWMAKMGALDFAGGAVVHMSSGASALAAVLYLGRRHGYGKQSFIPHNLPLTILGAGLLWFGWFGFNAGSALAANGLAASAFVTTHLAAAAAAVSWIVVEWMHRGKPTTLGMASGAVAGLVAITPAAGYVEPMPAILIGLVAGGLCYGGVLVKSVFKYDDALDVVGIHGLGGTFGALATGLFATKAVNELGADGLFYGNPGQLWIQFVSVAATWAFCFVMTLILFKVVDLMVGIRVSQEDEIKGLDVSQHSEVGYQL from the coding sequence ATGAACGCGGCAGATACCGCCTTCGTGCTCATTTCGGCGGCCCTGGTCATGCTCATGACGCCGGGCCTGGCTCTGTTCTACGGTGGCATGGTCCGGGGAAAAAACATCCTCGGCACGCTCATGCACTCCAACATCCTGCTCGGCACGGTCACCGTCCTGTGGGCCATCGTCGGCTACTCCCTGGCCTTTGGCGGGGACATCGGCGGCCTGATCGGCAACCTGGACTTCGTGTTCCTCAAGGGCGTCGGCACCGCGGCCAAGGAAGGGATCGACAACATCCCGCACCTGGCCTTCATGATCTTCCAGTGCATGTTCGCGGTCATCACGCCCGCGCTGATCACCGGCGCCTTTGCCGAGCGGATCAAATTTTCCGGCTTCCTGCTTTTCACCTCCCTGTGGCTGGTCCTGGTCTACTGTCCCATGGCCCACTGGGTCTGGGGCGGCGGCTGGATGGCCAAGATGGGGGCCCTCGACTTCGCCGGCGGCGCGGTCGTGCACATGAGCTCCGGCGCCTCGGCCCTGGCCGCGGTCCTGTACCTCGGCCGCCGGCACGGCTACGGCAAGCAGTCGTTTATTCCCCACAACCTGCCGCTGACCATCCTCGGCGCGGGTTTGCTCTGGTTCGGCTGGTTCGGCTTCAACGCCGGCAGCGCCCTGGCCGCCAACGGCCTGGCCGCCTCGGCCTTCGTCACCACCCACCTGGCCGCCGCCGCCGCGGCCGTCAGCTGGATCGTGGTCGAGTGGATGCACCGCGGCAAGCCGACCACGCTTGGCATGGCCTCGGGCGCGGTGGCCGGCTTGGTCGCCATCACCCCGGCCGCCGGCTACGTCGAGCCCATGCCGGCCATCCTGATCGGCCTGGTGGCCGGCGGGCTGTGCTACGGCGGCGTGCTGGTCAAAAGCGTGTTCAAGTACGACGACGCCCTGGACGTGGTCGGCATCCACGGCCTCGGCGGCACCTTCGGCGCCCTGGCCACCGGCCTTTTCGCCACCAAGGCCGTCAACGAGCTGGGAGCCGACGGCCTTTTCTACGGCAACCCCGGACAGCTGTGGATCCAGTTCGTGTCCGTGGCCGCCACCTGGGCGTTCTGCTTCGTCATGACGCTTATCCTCTTTAAAGTCGTGGACTTGATGGTCGGTATTCGGGTAAGCCAGGAAGACGAGATCAAGGGTCTCGACGTCAGCCAGCACAGCGAAGTCGGCTATCAGCTCTAA
- a CDS encoding HD domain-containing protein, translated as MAATDRPPSAALLVEGKSLLDAALAAGQVDVAYVAALSDVYDRYFRERLDEYGAGCPDPSGFALVAVGGYGRRELCPASDIDVLVVFGGESSPDAPNGPSAPKGPEGSDTSQAPGMSGAPELARFLFFPLWDLGVELGHGVRTIGQCLDLARNDWQVLASFLDLRFLAGDRAVCDSLAARLAADVFPAQAAGFAGWLARGNEERKAAHGDAGGMLEPNLKNGLGGLRDAHQVRWLLALDRDRDRDARVLAPELAALGEDVRFVLSARMHLHRLSGRKNDRLYFEFQERLSEALGFGARGDRKGVERFLARLLRAMADIKALRLSAWPLLAGAVGAIDLAAPATIVAGGVELAPEGLRFAPGLSDAAAMEGVFDLLLACATSGRAPSHDTLRRLRAMAGELGRLAGVSPRTGRHLYDSLGEIMMADVTGLAMDAAMTTGILRAALPEFARVEDIVAFDIYHIHPVGRHSLEAVRLLAEVRAGGEGRYFELLSGLPRPELAFWGLLLHDVGKGLGGGHAEKGAELAEAMLARLSAPPEARHTVGALVREHLLLPDTATGRDLSDRDVVARVAGRVATVERLDMLTLIARCDGLATGPQAWTGWKETLVFDLYAKVRSTIEQGRLFGASDARIMLATRDRLRDLARGRMAPEALEQALLAMPPRYLVAEEPETIMGHLALLAELDAVEAEGRRMRPGGRGQDVAALSHEALPAADGFRVTVAARNVRALFATVAGVLALHDLSICDADVFVWDGGVTILSLTTGNPPDVLYADEVFARVSRAIRYTLSGKLFLAYRLAKKRASFLSRPPAAGPRTPPVVLLDNRASDLFTVIEVACDDRVGLLYDIARTLYELRLETHLAKVMTPAGRVRDVFYVRGADGRRVEDPEQAEEIKAALLHRLADDLCALH; from the coding sequence ATGGCCGCAACCGACAGGCCGCCAAGCGCGGCCCTTCTCGTTGAGGGCAAAAGCCTCCTCGACGCCGCCCTGGCCGCCGGGCAGGTGGACGTCGCCTATGTGGCCGCCCTGTCCGACGTCTACGACCGCTATTTCCGCGAACGCCTGGACGAATACGGGGCCGGCTGTCCGGACCCGTCGGGGTTCGCCCTGGTCGCCGTGGGCGGCTACGGCCGGCGCGAACTCTGCCCGGCCTCGGACATCGACGTGCTCGTGGTCTTCGGCGGCGAATCGTCGCCAGACGCGCCCAACGGTCCAAGCGCCCCAAAGGGCCCGGAGGGTTCGGACACATCCCAGGCGCCCGGAATGTCGGGTGCGCCGGAACTGGCCCGGTTCCTCTTTTTTCCGCTCTGGGACCTCGGGGTCGAGCTCGGCCACGGGGTCCGCACCATCGGCCAGTGCCTGGATCTGGCCCGAAACGACTGGCAAGTCCTGGCCTCGTTTCTGGATCTCCGCTTCCTGGCCGGGGACCGGGCCGTCTGCGACAGCCTGGCCGCCCGCCTGGCCGCCGACGTCTTCCCCGCCCAGGCCGCCGGGTTCGCGGGCTGGCTGGCCCGGGGCAACGAGGAGCGCAAGGCCGCCCACGGCGACGCCGGCGGCATGCTCGAGCCGAACCTCAAAAACGGCCTGGGCGGCCTGCGCGACGCCCATCAGGTCCGGTGGCTTCTGGCCCTGGACCGGGACCGGGACCGGGACGCCCGGGTGCTGGCCCCCGAACTTGCCGCCCTCGGCGAGGACGTCCGCTTTGTCCTCTCCGCCCGGATGCACCTCCACCGCCTGAGCGGCCGCAAAAACGACAGGCTCTATTTCGAGTTCCAGGAGCGCCTCTCGGAAGCCCTGGGCTTCGGGGCCCGGGGCGACCGCAAGGGGGTCGAGCGGTTTCTGGCCCGGCTCTTGCGGGCCATGGCCGACATCAAGGCCCTTCGCCTCTCGGCCTGGCCGCTTCTGGCCGGGGCGGTCGGGGCCATCGATCTGGCCGCCCCGGCCACGATCGTGGCCGGCGGCGTGGAGCTGGCCCCGGAGGGGCTTCGTTTCGCGCCCGGGCTCTCCGACGCCGCGGCCATGGAAGGGGTCTTCGACCTGCTTTTGGCCTGCGCCACCTCCGGCCGGGCCCCGTCCCACGACACCCTGCGCCGGCTGCGGGCCATGGCCGGGGAGCTTGGCCGGCTGGCCGGGGTCTCGCCGCGCACCGGCCGGCACCTCTACGACAGCCTGGGCGAGATCATGATGGCCGACGTCACGGGCCTGGCCATGGACGCGGCCATGACCACCGGCATCCTGCGGGCCGCGCTGCCGGAATTCGCCCGGGTCGAGGACATCGTGGCCTTCGACATCTACCACATCCATCCCGTGGGCCGGCACAGCCTCGAAGCCGTGCGCCTGTTGGCCGAGGTCCGGGCCGGGGGCGAGGGCCGCTACTTCGAGCTCCTCTCGGGCCTGCCCCGGCCGGAGCTGGCCTTCTGGGGACTGCTCCTCCATGACGTCGGCAAGGGCCTTGGCGGCGGGCATGCCGAAAAGGGGGCCGAGCTGGCCGAGGCCATGCTGGCCCGCCTGTCCGCCCCGCCGGAAGCCCGGCACACCGTGGGGGCGCTCGTGCGCGAACACCTCCTTTTGCCCGACACCGCCACCGGCCGCGACCTGTCCGACCGCGACGTGGTGGCCCGGGTGGCCGGCCGGGTGGCCACGGTCGAGCGGCTCGACATGCTGACGCTCATTGCCCGGTGCGACGGCCTGGCCACCGGCCCCCAGGCCTGGACCGGCTGGAAGGAGACCCTCGTCTTCGACCTCTACGCCAAGGTCCGCTCCACCATCGAGCAGGGACGGCTTTTCGGGGCGAGCGACGCCCGGATCATGCTGGCCACCCGCGACCGCCTCCGGGACCTGGCCCGGGGCCGGATGGCCCCTGAAGCCCTGGAACAGGCCCTGCTCGCCATGCCGCCCCGCTATCTGGTGGCCGAGGAGCCGGAAACCATCATGGGCCACCTGGCCTTGCTCGCCGAGCTCGACGCGGTCGAGGCCGAGGGCCGGCGCATGCGTCCGGGCGGCCGGGGCCAGGACGTGGCCGCGCTCTCCCACGAGGCCCTGCCCGCCGCGGACGGCTTCCGGGTCACGGTGGCGGCCCGAAACGTGCGGGCCCTTTTCGCCACCGTGGCCGGAGTCCTGGCCCTGCACGACCTGTCGATCTGCGACGCCGACGTCTTCGTCTGGGACGGCGGGGTGACCATCCTGTCGCTGACGACCGGCAATCCGCCGGACGTCCTCTATGCCGACGAGGTCTTCGCCCGGGTGTCCCGGGCCATCCGCTACACCCTGTCGGGCAAGCTCTTCCTGGCCTACCGGCTGGCCAAAAAACGGGCCTCGTTTCTCTCCCGGCCGCCGGCGGCCGGCCCCCGGACCCCGCCGGTGGTCCTCCTCGACAACCGGGCCTCGGATCTGTTCACGGTCATCGAGGTGGCCTGCGACGACCGGGTGGGGCTCCTTTACGACATCGCCCGCACCCTTTACGAACTGCGCCTGGAAACCCATCTGGCCAAGGTCATGACCCCGGCCGGCCGGGTCCGGGACGTCTTTTACGTGCGCGGGGCCGACGGACGGCGGGTGGAGGACCCGGAACAGGCCGAGGAGATCAAGGCCGCGCTCCTGCACCGCCTGGCCGACGACCTGTGCGCCCTGCACTGA
- a CDS encoding P-II family nitrogen regulator, producing MKKIEVITRPYKLDEIKEKLTSIGIKGMTVSEVKGFGRQRGHTEVYRGAEYQVDFVPKVKMELVVEDGVATEVIKAIQAAAQTGEVGDGKIFVTTVDEVIRIRTGETGNAAV from the coding sequence ATGAAAAAGATCGAAGTCATCACCCGGCCCTACAAGCTCGATGAGATCAAGGAAAAGCTTACCAGCATCGGCATCAAGGGCATGACCGTTTCCGAAGTCAAGGGTTTCGGCCGCCAGCGCGGCCACACCGAAGTCTACCGCGGAGCCGAGTACCAGGTCGATTTCGTGCCCAAGGTCAAGATGGAGCTGGTGGTCGAGGACGGCGTGGCCACCGAGGTCATCAAGGCCATCCAGGCCGCGGCCCAGACTGGCGAGGTCGGCGACGGCAAGATCTTCGTCACCACCGTGGACGAGGTCATCCGCATCCGCACCGGCGAGACCGGCAACGCGGCCGTCTAG
- a CDS encoding peroxiredoxin — MTDCAALPGQPRIGEPAPDFEVETTQGILRLEDFRGSWLVFFSHPADFTPVCATELIAFAGVRQDLRQLGCELLGLSVDSVFSHIAWVRSLEARFAVTVDFPLAADTTGEVARRYGMLMPTESPNEPARLTYVIDDRQIVRAFAAYPMTTGRSVDEILRLVAALRTTDAHGVATPAGWKPGESVLAPPPRTQAMAEERARAGGADCPDWYFCKKETS, encoded by the coding sequence ATGACCGACTGCGCCGCCCTGCCGGGCCAGCCCCGCATCGGCGAACCGGCCCCGGATTTCGAGGTCGAGACGACGCAGGGCATCCTGCGTCTGGAAGACTTTCGCGGCAGCTGGCTGGTGTTCTTCTCCCACCCGGCCGACTTCACGCCGGTGTGCGCCACGGAGCTGATCGCCTTCGCCGGCGTCCGGCAGGATCTGCGCCAGCTCGGCTGCGAGCTGCTCGGCCTGTCGGTCGATTCCGTCTTTTCCCACATCGCCTGGGTCCGGTCCCTGGAGGCCAGGTTCGCGGTCACGGTGGATTTCCCCCTGGCCGCGGACACCACAGGCGAGGTGGCCCGCCGCTACGGCATGCTCATGCCCACGGAATCGCCGAACGAACCGGCGCGCCTGACCTACGTCATCGACGACCGCCAGATCGTCAGGGCCTTTGCCGCCTATCCCATGACCACGGGCCGCAGCGTGGACGAGATCCTGCGCCTGGTCGCCGCCCTGCGGACCACCGACGCCCACGGCGTGGCCACCCCTGCCGGCTGGAAGCCGGGCGAGTCCGTGCTCGCCCCGCCGCCCCGGACCCAGGCCATGGCCGAGGAACGGGCCAGGGCCGGCGGCGCGGACTGCCCGGACTGGTATTTTTGCAAAAAGGAGACGTCATGA
- a CDS encoding YkgJ family cysteine cluster protein produces the protein MVAGDAGTSWAMALAVPARREVAVNAMDRPGDIPAPLELDICSRCAGCGPTCCELSPGQEELCFPVSEMERHRIVEQVGLSRGAFTPEPNSRAFLANLRHLFPREGQALELLFPDAGRHLRLSVTPAGRCVFLRATGCRLPRPARPYYCRLFPFWLAGGRVTAFAAAGCLVHRQGRTVAGMLTLLGSSEARVRELHGRLRLAWGLPPREGMPFVTPSPARFGT, from the coding sequence ATGGTTGCCGGGGATGCCGGCACGTCCTGGGCAATGGCCCTGGCGGTTCCGGCGCGCCGGGAGGTCGCCGTGAACGCCATGGACCGGCCGGGGGATATCCCCGCGCCGCTTGAGTTGGATATATGCAGCCGCTGCGCCGGGTGCGGACCCACGTGCTGCGAGCTTTCGCCGGGCCAGGAGGAGCTGTGCTTCCCCGTCTCGGAGATGGAGCGCCACCGCATCGTCGAGCAGGTGGGGCTCTCTCGCGGCGCGTTCACCCCCGAACCCAACTCCCGGGCCTTCCTGGCCAACCTGCGCCACCTGTTCCCCCGGGAGGGGCAGGCCCTGGAACTGCTGTTCCCTGATGCCGGCCGGCATCTGCGCCTGTCGGTCACCCCGGCCGGGCGGTGCGTTTTCCTGCGGGCCACGGGTTGCCGCTTGCCAAGGCCGGCACGGCCGTATTATTGCCGCCTCTTCCCGTTCTGGCTGGCCGGCGGCCGGGTGACGGCCTTTGCCGCCGCCGGGTGTCTGGTCCACCGCCAGGGTCGGACCGTGGCGGGAATGCTGACACTCCTTGGCTCCTCGGAAGCCCGCGTACGGGAGCTGCATGGCCGCTTGCGCCTGGCCTGGGGGCTTCCACCCCGGGAAGGCATGCCTTTCGTCACTCCCTCCCCAGCGAGATTTGGCACGTGA
- a CDS encoding glycosyltransferase family protein has translation MKIAVYCQHVLGMGHLFRTLEIVAALAGHDRLLVVGGPETPAATPPGVAVARLPALSMDAGFSGLTLAGEALDRVKADRRQRLLAALAGFAPDVFFVELYPFGRKAFEFELVPALSAVRRGDFGPCRAVCGVRDILVEKKDQAAYEARVLDRLGRYFDAVAVHADPALIPLAATFARAAEIPVPVRHTGYVAPAVAAGGRHGADVRRELGVAGDAEFVVVSAGGGKVGSEMLLAVLAACRDHPRLSRAAVRVFSGPFCEDAAFAAMERAAKALPDARVARFAHGFAAILAAADLSVSLAGYNTVMALLAAGTRALVLPFDQNREQRMRAERLAGLGLFGLLDPADLAPPVLAGRLAAALDAPPPPKAAVDLDGARKTAAFLTGLAG, from the coding sequence GTGAAAATAGCGGTCTACTGCCAGCATGTCCTTGGCATGGGGCACCTTTTCCGCACGCTCGAAATCGTGGCCGCCCTGGCCGGGCACGATCGCCTGCTGGTGGTCGGCGGGCCCGAGACCCCGGCCGCGACGCCGCCGGGCGTCGCCGTGGCCCGGCTGCCGGCATTGTCCATGGACGCCGGGTTTTCCGGCCTGACCCTGGCCGGCGAAGCCCTCGACCGGGTCAAGGCCGACCGCCGGCAACGGCTCCTGGCCGCCCTGGCCGGATTCGCGCCGGACGTCTTTTTCGTGGAACTCTATCCCTTCGGCCGCAAGGCCTTCGAATTCGAGCTGGTGCCGGCCCTCTCCGCCGTGCGGCGGGGGGATTTCGGCCCGTGCCGGGCCGTGTGCGGGGTGCGCGACATCCTGGTCGAGAAAAAGGACCAGGCCGCTTACGAGGCCCGGGTCCTCGACCGGCTCGGCCGGTATTTCGACGCCGTGGCCGTGCACGCCGACCCGGCGCTCATTCCCCTGGCCGCCACCTTTGCCCGGGCGGCCGAGATCCCTGTCCCGGTCCGCCACACCGGCTACGTGGCTCCGGCCGTGGCGGCCGGCGGCCGCCACGGGGCGGACGTGCGCCGGGAACTTGGCGTGGCGGGGGATGCGGAATTCGTGGTGGTGAGCGCCGGCGGCGGCAAGGTCGGTTCGGAAATGCTGCTCGCGGTCCTGGCCGCCTGCCGGGACCATCCGCGCCTCTCCCGGGCGGCGGTGCGGGTCTTTTCCGGCCCCTTTTGCGAGGACGCGGCCTTTGCCGCCATGGAGCGGGCGGCAAAGGCCCTCCCCGACGCCCGGGTGGCCCGGTTTGCCCACGGCTTCGCCGCCATCCTGGCCGCCGCCGACCTGTCGGTCAGTCTGGCCGGCTACAATACGGTCATGGCCCTGCTCGCGGCCGGGACCCGCGCCCTGGTCCTGCCCTTCGACCAGAACCGGGAGCAGCGGATGCGGGCCGAGCGGCTGGCCGGCCTCGGCCTTTTCGGCCTCCTCGATCCGGCCGATCTGGCTCCGCCGGTCCTGGCCGGGCGCCTGGCCGCCGCCCTCGACGCCCCGCCGCCGCCCAAGGCGGCCGTGGACCTGGACGGGGCGCGAAAGACCGCCGCCTTCCTCACCGGTCTGGCCGGCTGA
- a CDS encoding response regulator, producing MSDKKAKILVVEDDADVRQAIAFWLATAGYAVLEATDGRTGLDVIRAEGPQAVLLDLRLPGLDGFGVLEALGREGGEQPPVLVISGQNEIAGVVQAFRMGAADYLQKPIVSFDLLGHALEAVLERRRLARAVRLAETRYFNLVQNLPLLVFVLGESLEVTFINKFCRPLLGFSRAEALGTPDWFLGRLHPDDRERIGSRLTGGFPPLERSRTEECRFVHKNGATIHALLRAIPSAGPGRPGRAIPPDADGSIEGIVVDITDRVELERFVVQEEKLKTLGAISAEVAHEIRNPLFSIAGFAHRLQARMPENREAAIILSEARRLEDILDRISSYLHPVDLRPRLCALNAIVSTALDFLAPEFSARGIAADFRPAPGLPDLQLDPELLTQVVTSLVRYAARRLPQGGRVVLASSRHARFGHLDVAFAADRPVAEPELLFLPFEEGEERMGLPLSYRIVKNMGGSLTFSQIGPDAAFTVQLPLGQSSDQPLPANGEDDLFDDNDDTAANGPPDAGRSPLERP from the coding sequence ATGTCCGACAAAAAAGCCAAAATCCTGGTGGTCGAAGACGACGCCGACGTCCGCCAAGCCATCGCCTTTTGGCTGGCGACGGCCGGCTACGCGGTGCTCGAGGCCACCGACGGACGCACGGGCCTCGACGTGATCCGGGCCGAAGGGCCGCAAGCCGTGCTCCTGGACCTCCGCCTGCCGGGCCTCGACGGGTTTGGCGTGCTCGAGGCTCTTGGCCGGGAAGGCGGCGAACAGCCGCCGGTCCTGGTCATTTCCGGCCAGAACGAGATCGCGGGCGTCGTCCAGGCCTTTCGCATGGGCGCGGCCGATTACCTGCAAAAGCCCATCGTCAGCTTCGACCTCCTCGGCCACGCCCTGGAAGCGGTGCTCGAACGGCGGCGGCTGGCCCGGGCCGTGCGCCTGGCCGAAACCCGCTATTTCAACCTGGTGCAGAACCTGCCGCTGCTGGTCTTCGTCCTCGGCGAAAGCCTCGAGGTGACGTTCATCAACAAGTTCTGCCGTCCGCTCCTCGGCTTTTCCCGGGCCGAGGCCCTGGGCACGCCGGACTGGTTCCTCGGGCGCCTGCACCCCGACGACCGGGAGCGGATCGGTTCGCGCCTGACCGGCGGGTTTCCGCCCCTGGAACGGTCCCGGACCGAGGAATGCCGGTTCGTCCACAAAAACGGCGCCACCATCCATGCCCTGTTGCGGGCCATCCCGTCGGCCGGTCCGGGCCGGCCGGGCCGGGCCATCCCGCCCGACGCGGACGGGTCCATCGAAGGCATCGTGGTCGACATCACCGACCGGGTCGAACTCGAACGGTTCGTGGTCCAGGAGGAAAAGCTCAAGACCCTTGGCGCCATCTCGGCCGAGGTGGCCCATGAAATCCGCAACCCCCTTTTTTCCATCGCCGGCTTCGCCCACCGCTTGCAAGCCCGGATGCCCGAAAACCGCGAGGCGGCCATCATCCTGTCCGAAGCCCGGCGGCTCGAGGACATTCTCGACCGGATCAGCTCCTACCTCCACCCGGTGGACCTGCGGCCGCGCCTTTGCGCCCTAAACGCCATCGTGTCCACGGCCCTGGACTTCCTGGCCCCGGAATTCTCGGCCCGGGGCATTGCCGCCGACTTCCGGCCCGCCCCCGGCCTGCCCGACCTGCAACTCGATCCGGAACTCCTCACCCAGGTGGTGACCAGCCTCGTGCGCTACGCGGCGAGGCGTCTGCCCCAGGGCGGCCGCGTGGTCCTCGCCTCCTCGCGCCACGCCCGGTTCGGCCACCTGGACGTGGCCTTTGCCGCCGACCGGCCCGTGGCCGAGCCCGAGCTCCTCTTCCTGCCCTTCGAGGAGGGCGAGGAACGGATGGGACTGCCGCTGTCCTACCGGATTGTCAAAAACATGGGTGGCTCCCTGACCTTTTCCCAGATCGGCCCGGACGCGGCCTTCACCGTGCAGCTGCCCCTCGGCCAGTCTTCCGACCAGCCACTCCCCGCCAACGGGGAGGACGACCTTTTTGACGACAACGACGACACCGCCGCAAACGGGCCCCCGGACGCGGGACGCAGCCCCCTGGAGCGGCCATGA
- a CDS encoding FkbM family methyltransferase, which translates to MTREAWLDRLAGVALPGQPVVVDGGANKGNVAARILEVLPGAGLHAFEPQPRLARKLAKRFAGDPRVTIHALALGETADTLTLSVLSRPTLSSLLPPSGIHDKYAGQALAVMDSFAVPVARLDAVLSRADVVKLDLQGYELPALRGAAGLLGGVSAVVAEMALAYPLYAGQALLPEVEAYLAEFGLALDGMYDFYRDSESRIVSGDAVFLRQGAGRSGRPVSRPDR; encoded by the coding sequence ATGACCCGGGAGGCCTGGCTCGACCGGCTGGCCGGCGTGGCCCTGCCCGGCCAGCCGGTGGTGGTGGACGGCGGGGCCAACAAGGGCAACGTGGCGGCCCGCATCCTGGAGGTCCTGCCCGGGGCCGGGCTGCACGCCTTCGAGCCCCAGCCGCGCCTGGCCCGGAAACTGGCCAAGCGCTTCGCCGGCGACCCGCGCGTCACGATCCACGCCCTGGCCCTGGGTGAAACGGCCGACACCCTCACCCTGTCGGTCCTTTCCCGGCCGACCCTGTCCTCGCTGCTGCCGCCGTCCGGCATCCACGACAAATACGCGGGCCAGGCCCTGGCGGTGATGGATTCCTTCGCGGTGCCGGTGGCACGCCTGGACGCCGTGCTGTCCCGGGCCGACGTGGTGAAGCTCGATTTGCAGGGCTACGAACTGCCGGCCCTTCGCGGCGCGGCCGGACTTCTGGGCGGAGTGTCGGCGGTGGTGGCCGAGATGGCGCTGGCCTACCCGCTCTACGCGGGGCAGGCCCTGTTGCCGGAGGTGGAGGCCTATCTGGCGGAGTTCGGGCTGGCGCTCGACGGGATGTACGATTTTTACCGGGACAGCGAGAGCAGGATCGTCTCCGGGGACGCCGTGTTCCTGCGCCAGGGAGCCGGCCGGTCTGGCCGGCCGGTCAGCCGGCCAGACCGGTGA